A region of Paractinoplanes abujensis DNA encodes the following proteins:
- a CDS encoding DUF742 domain-containing protein — MQADSPRAAHDWLDHDAGPVVRPYAMTQGRVAPEGGEFDLVAFVVAIAGEHPQDAGLQPEHHAIVAASWEPISVVELASALDLSIGVVRVLLGDLRSAGLISLYEPPAASQPHDVDVLKAVVNGLRAL; from the coding sequence ATGCAGGCTGATTCACCGCGGGCCGCGCACGACTGGCTCGACCACGACGCCGGCCCGGTCGTGCGCCCCTACGCGATGACCCAGGGCCGGGTGGCCCCCGAGGGCGGCGAGTTCGACCTGGTCGCGTTCGTGGTCGCCATCGCCGGGGAGCACCCGCAGGACGCCGGGCTGCAGCCCGAGCACCACGCGATCGTGGCCGCGTCCTGGGAGCCGATCTCCGTCGTCGAGCTGGCCTCGGCCCTCGACTTGTCGATCGGGGTCGTCCGGGTATTGCTGGGTGATCTACGCTCGGCGGGACTCATTTCGCTGTACGAACCCCCGGCGGCGTCCCAGCCGCACGATGTCGACGTACTCAAGGCGGTTGTCAATGGACTCCGTGCGCTCTGA
- a CDS encoding roadblock/LC7 domain-containing protein has protein sequence MTQTTNQRAHLTWLLDDLVERVPTAQQAVVLSADGLLMGASAGLAREDAEHLSAMAAGFQSLAKGASRHFRAGPVRQTVVEMEDAFLFVTAAGQGACLTVLASADADLGLIAYEMAMLVTRVGQNMSAPGRSAAMPDAG, from the coding sequence GTGACTCAGACGACCAACCAGCGCGCCCACCTCACCTGGCTCCTCGACGACCTGGTGGAGCGGGTGCCCACGGCGCAGCAGGCAGTGGTGCTCTCCGCCGACGGTCTCCTCATGGGAGCGTCGGCCGGGCTGGCCCGCGAGGACGCCGAGCACCTGTCGGCCATGGCCGCCGGTTTCCAGAGCCTGGCCAAGGGCGCGAGCCGGCATTTCCGGGCCGGCCCGGTGCGTCAGACAGTGGTCGAGATGGAGGACGCGTTCCTCTTCGTCACGGCGGCCGGCCAGGGCGCGTGCCTGACCGTGCTGGCCTCGGCCGACGCCGATCTGGGCCTGATCGCGTACGAGATGGCCATGCTCGTCACCCGGGTCGGCCAGAACATGAGCGCCCCTGGGCGCTCCGCCGCGATGCCCGATGCAGGCTGA
- a CDS encoding sensor histidine kinase has product MKKRYWSIRSKIIVLVAVPLTALLALWLFATALTAGPAFNLLSARTVLDNVGNPGIELVGQLQRERLFSVEYLAATGPVTQSLLDQRSATDKQIAEFRRLAEGDDARGATSGPLRERIDDFLVQLDSLTGNRVHIDKRSMDELGAQNLFNSVITAGFQTFAATATFNDQRIDGELRALTTVGQGQEYLSRVDALVGGATAAGRFTPELRGQLIQDVGTARFLLARGVEDMAESDRAAYNDLSGGTAFDRLDSLLDQLVQQSRDGTATPVSSAEFRPSYVAVAQELRAFEIAATDALTDRARPVAERVLLRLGLAGILGLGALAFSLYLSVRVGRSIVGRLRRLHGEAREMAAERLPTVVRRLQRGEEVDVDVETPPLEYGHDEIGQLGHAFNEVQRTALQSAVEEANVRRGLNEVFLNIARRSQTLLHRQLALLDRMERRETEPQELEDLYRVDHLATRMRRHAEDLVILAGAAPGRGWRNPVPVIDVVRGAISEVEDYKRVDIRSVASSSVLGRAVGDVIHLLAELLENAASFSPPHTRVQVTGQVLPHGYGIEIEDRGLGMTAEAIDEANRRLAEPPEFDPADSARLGLFVVAQLAHRHGIRVSLRASAFAGVTAIVLVPADLIVAAGPVAELPEGGSTGERPLVGSGRSDASPSLAALQWQGGEELRQVTASGQPIINGTALPGPETHQPVRGVVTGSQHREPALRSGPAPSSVAEGLSEEGLVQRRRVRRPAEPAADPEATVPVADLGPVRAELEALNAAPATPQRAEPQRPRIPAPRSVPRNSAPAGAPMPPPAGAPMPPPAPGETTEDGLPRRVRQANLVPQLRRPAGEPPAEPEAQLRSPEQVRSIMSALQLGTTRGRIDASRYLESGGAFTPSNNSTAGGESARGGERHTGAKSANEDRSNADDTGIAGPASAGSFADAATVSFPAIVNLALARDDKANEDAANGGRSSSGEDVTRPEKDA; this is encoded by the coding sequence ATGAAAAAGCGTTACTGGTCGATCCGTTCGAAGATCATCGTGTTGGTGGCCGTCCCGTTGACGGCCCTGCTGGCACTGTGGCTCTTCGCGACGGCGCTCACCGCCGGACCGGCGTTCAACCTGCTGTCCGCCCGTACGGTGCTGGACAACGTGGGCAACCCCGGCATCGAGCTGGTCGGCCAGCTGCAGCGCGAGCGACTGTTCAGCGTCGAATATCTGGCTGCCACCGGCCCGGTCACGCAGTCCCTGCTCGACCAGCGCAGCGCCACCGACAAGCAGATCGCCGAGTTCCGCCGGCTGGCCGAGGGGGACGACGCCCGGGGCGCCACGAGCGGCCCGCTGCGCGAGCGGATCGACGACTTCCTGGTGCAGCTGGACAGCCTGACCGGCAACCGGGTCCACATCGACAAGCGGTCGATGGACGAGCTCGGCGCGCAGAACCTGTTCAACAGTGTGATCACCGCCGGTTTCCAGACGTTCGCGGCCACCGCCACCTTCAACGACCAGCGGATCGACGGTGAGCTGCGGGCGCTGACGACTGTCGGTCAGGGCCAGGAATACCTGAGCCGGGTCGACGCGCTGGTCGGCGGGGCCACGGCAGCCGGCCGGTTCACCCCCGAGCTGCGCGGCCAGCTCATCCAGGACGTCGGCACCGCCCGCTTCCTGCTGGCCCGCGGCGTCGAGGACATGGCCGAGAGCGACCGCGCGGCGTACAACGACCTCAGCGGCGGCACCGCCTTCGACCGCCTGGACAGCCTGCTCGACCAGCTGGTGCAGCAGAGCCGCGACGGCACCGCCACGCCGGTGAGCAGCGCCGAGTTCCGCCCGTCGTACGTGGCCGTCGCCCAGGAGCTGCGGGCGTTCGAGATCGCGGCGACCGACGCGCTCACCGATCGGGCCCGCCCGGTCGCCGAGCGGGTGCTGCTGCGCCTGGGGCTGGCCGGCATCCTCGGCCTCGGCGCGCTGGCCTTCTCGCTCTACCTCTCGGTGCGGGTCGGCCGCTCGATCGTCGGCCGTCTGCGCCGCCTGCACGGCGAGGCCCGTGAGATGGCCGCCGAGCGGCTGCCCACCGTGGTCCGCCGGTTGCAGCGCGGCGAGGAGGTCGACGTCGACGTCGAGACCCCGCCCCTGGAGTACGGGCACGACGAGATCGGCCAGCTGGGCCACGCGTTCAACGAGGTCCAGCGCACGGCCCTGCAATCGGCGGTGGAGGAGGCGAACGTCCGGCGCGGGCTCAACGAGGTCTTCCTCAACATCGCCCGGCGCAGCCAGACCCTGCTGCACCGCCAGCTCGCGCTGCTCGACCGCATGGAGCGCCGCGAGACCGAGCCGCAGGAGCTGGAGGACCTCTACCGCGTCGACCACCTGGCCACCCGCATGCGCCGCCACGCGGAGGACCTGGTGATCCTGGCCGGCGCCGCGCCCGGCCGCGGCTGGCGCAACCCGGTGCCGGTGATCGACGTCGTGCGCGGCGCGATCAGCGAGGTCGAGGACTACAAGCGCGTCGACATCCGCTCGGTCGCGTCGTCCTCGGTGCTGGGCCGCGCGGTCGGCGACGTCATCCACCTGCTGGCCGAGCTGCTGGAGAACGCGGCCTCGTTCTCCCCGCCGCATACCCGGGTGCAGGTCACCGGTCAGGTGCTGCCGCACGGGTACGGCATCGAGATCGAGGACCGCGGCCTCGGCATGACCGCGGAGGCGATCGACGAGGCGAACCGCCGTCTCGCCGAGCCGCCCGAGTTCGATCCGGCCGACAGCGCCCGCCTGGGCCTGTTCGTGGTGGCCCAGCTGGCCCACCGGCACGGCATCCGGGTTTCGCTGCGGGCGTCCGCGTTCGCCGGGGTGACCGCGATAGTGCTGGTGCCGGCCGATCTGATCGTCGCCGCCGGTCCGGTCGCGGAGCTGCCCGAGGGCGGGTCGACGGGGGAGCGCCCGCTGGTCGGTTCGGGCCGCAGCGACGCCTCGCCGTCGCTGGCCGCGTTGCAGTGGCAGGGCGGCGAGGAACTGCGGCAGGTCACCGCGTCCGGTCAGCCGATCATCAACGGCACCGCGCTTCCTGGCCCCGAGACCCACCAGCCCGTACGGGGTGTGGTCACCGGCAGCCAGCATCGTGAGCCCGCGCTTCGCAGCGGCCCGGCGCCCAGCTCGGTGGCCGAGGGGCTGAGCGAGGAGGGGCTGGTCCAGCGCCGGCGCGTGCGCCGCCCGGCCGAACCGGCAGCCGACCCGGAGGCGACCGTGCCGGTGGCCGACCTGGGCCCGGTGCGGGCGGAGCTGGAGGCGCTGAACGCGGCGCCCGCTACGCCGCAGCGGGCGGAGCCGCAGCGGCCCCGTATCCCGGCGCCCCGCTCGGTGCCGCGGAACTCGGCGCCGGCCGGGGCTCCGATGCCACCACCGGCCGGGGCTCCGATGCCCCCACCCGCGCCCGGGGAGACCACTGAGGACGGTCTGCCCCGCCGGGTGCGTCAGGCCAACTTGGTGCCGCAGCTGCGCCGCCCGGCCGGTGAGCCGCCGGCCGAGCCCGAGGCCCAGCTGCGCTCGCCGGAGCAGGTGCGCAGCATCATGAGCGCGCTGCAGCTGGGCACCACTCGCGGCCGCATTGACGCCAGTCGTTACCTTGAGTCGGGTGGGGCGTTCACTCCAAGTAACAATTCCACCGCTGGCGGCGAGAGTGCTCGCGGTGGTGAACGTCATACAGGTGCCAAATCTGCAAATGAAGATCGGTCTAATGCGGACGACACGGGCATTGCCGGTCCGGCGAGCGCCGGATCTTTTGCAGATGCGGCTACCGTCAGTTTCCCGGCGATCGTGAACCTGGCGCTCGCGCGGGACGACAAAGCGAACGAGGATGCGGCCAACGGCGGGCGATCATCCTCCGGCGAAGACGTGACCAGGCCGGAAAAGGACGCATAA
- a CDS encoding helix-turn-helix transcriptional regulator, which translates to MRADRLLSLLLLLQTRGRMTAQELAGELEVSVRTVYRDVESLGAAGVPVYADRGPAGGYQLLDGYRTRLTGLTSDEAGTLFLAGVPGPAAELGLGSVLAAAQLKLRASLPGDLADRADRVRERFHLDAPGWFRADEPTPYLSVAAEAVWSGRVLEVRYRRWKTPREVTRTLHPLGVVLKAGRWYLVAAAGTRTTAYRVAAILEAELQDEPAERPAGFELAEFWRQWTERYEQSVYTATATVRMTAEALTRMAYVFPPEMSRVARAEAGPPDETGWLVTRVPIESIRHGHIELLKLGAEAEVLDPPELREQFAATARGLAATYLAERSPT; encoded by the coding sequence GTGCGCGCCGACCGTCTGCTCTCGCTCCTGCTGCTGTTGCAGACCCGTGGGCGCATGACGGCGCAGGAGCTGGCCGGCGAACTCGAGGTCTCGGTACGCACGGTCTACCGCGACGTCGAGTCGCTCGGGGCGGCGGGCGTGCCGGTCTACGCCGACCGCGGACCGGCCGGCGGCTACCAGCTGCTCGACGGCTACCGGACCCGGCTCACCGGTCTGACCTCCGACGAGGCCGGCACCCTGTTCCTGGCCGGCGTGCCCGGGCCCGCCGCCGAGCTCGGCCTGGGCTCGGTGCTGGCCGCGGCGCAGCTCAAACTGCGGGCGTCGCTGCCGGGCGACCTGGCCGACCGGGCCGACCGCGTACGGGAAAGGTTTCATCTCGACGCACCCGGGTGGTTCCGCGCCGACGAGCCGACCCCCTATCTGTCAGTCGCGGCCGAGGCGGTGTGGAGCGGGCGGGTGCTCGAAGTTCGCTACCGCCGCTGGAAGACGCCGCGCGAGGTCACCCGTACGCTGCATCCGCTGGGGGTCGTGCTCAAGGCCGGGCGGTGGTATCTGGTGGCCGCCGCGGGGACACGGACCACTGCCTACCGGGTGGCCGCCATCCTGGAGGCGGAGTTACAAGACGAGCCCGCGGAGCGTCCGGCCGGGTTCGAGCTGGCCGAATTCTGGCGCCAATGGACCGAGCGTTACGAGCAGAGCGTCTACACCGCGACGGCCACCGTACGGATGACGGCGGAGGCGCTGACCCGGATGGCGTACGTCTTCCCGCCCGAGATGTCGCGGGTCGCACGGGCCGAGGCCGGGCCGCCCGACGAGACGGGTTGGCTGGTCACCCGGGTGCCCATCGAGTCGATCCGGCACGGACACATCGAGCTGCTCAAACTGGGCGCCGAGGCCGAGGTGCTCGACCCGCCCGAGCTGCGGGAACAATTCGCCGCGACGGCCCGCGGGCTGGCC